One stretch of Myxocyprinus asiaticus isolate MX2 ecotype Aquarium Trade chromosome 23, UBuf_Myxa_2, whole genome shotgun sequence DNA includes these proteins:
- the LOC127414118 gene encoding ubiquitin-conjugating enzyme E2 D2-like isoform X2 — protein sequence MALKRIQKELTDLARDPPAQCSAGPVGDDVFHWQATIMGPNESPYQGGVFFLTIHFPTDYPFKPPKVAFTTRIYHPNINSNGSICLDILRSQWSPALTISKVLLSICSLLCDPNPDDPLVPEIARIYKTDTEKYNRIAREWTQKYAM from the exons ATGGCGCTTAAACGAATCCAAAAG GAATTGACTGATTTGGCACGTGATCCTCCGGCACAATGTTCTGCAGGTCCAGTGGGGGATGATG TGTTCCATTGGCAGGCAACAATCATGGGCCCT AATGAAAGTCCATATCAGGGTGGTGTTTTTTTCCTAACCATACACTTCCCAACGGATTACCCCTTTAAACCACCAAAG gttGCATTTACTACAAGAATTTACCATCCCAACATTAACAGTAATGGCAGCATCTGTCTGGATATCCTCCGGTCTCAATGGTCACCTGCACTTACTATTTCTAAAG TTCTCCTGTCCATCTGCTCACTGTTATGTGACCCCAATCCAGATGACCCTCTTGTGCCAGAGATTGCTCGAATTTATAAAACAGACACAGAGAA ATACAACAGGATAGCACGGGAATGGACTCAGAAATATGCCATGTGA
- the LOC127413956 gene encoding beta-mannosidase-like — translation MMWCFVCIYLLEVLVHDGACASEVKSASLGVESISLNGKWELINSNSSVSLSAEVPGCVHTALQRQGFISDPYFRFNDLAYRWISLDNWTYITSFSVPANVRGKEKAVLVFEGVDTISTISLNGITIGKTDNMFRRYDFEVTGLLKDQENILQVWLMSAVTYASQRSHDHTHYRVPPACPPPVQKGECHVNFIRKAQSSFSWDWGPSFPTLGIWKEVRLEVFNTIRLLSFTTSPKYDSNLASWQVDVELFFDVVVASKGTVHISIPLLLSEAEFQLSVSPGESRKSFVLQVNQSVSVALWWPFGHGEQPLNNLNIDIILGGETLHADRWIAFRTVELVQEPIPSSPGLSFYLRINGKPIFLKGSNWIPVHAFQDQVTNDMITILLRSAQKANMNVLRVWGGGVYEQDLFYKLCDFYGIMIWQDFMFACALYPTEKDFMQTVREEVTQQVRRLKSHPSVVIWSGNNENEAAIATNWFNITVAERPQYMKDYVNLYVENIRDIILQEDITRPFLASSPTNGVETEKEGWVAQDPYDPHYGDTHYYNYENDCLDWTAFPRTRFASEYGFQSWPSFSTLSKVSVASDWDFSSNFSAHRQHHEDGNQQMLKQAELHYILPNSTDPVQKYRDTIYITQVMQAQCVKTQTEFYRCSQGDIIEGKGHTMGTLYWQLNDIWQGPSWSSVEFGGKWKILQYWATDFYAPILSVGVEDQGNLLIYAVSEGHSVEQKVKAKVKLHSWSRFDAVCSLESNLTTIKEGGSTLLFQSPISALLMECGNCTRRSCIITFHLRNPGGEIIGPRNHMFLSSPRHAEGLQKPNITFTVKDSIMVQSFAVTLHCSFPAVYVWLDVDDVPGHFYTNGFLMLSKKSTVIFESWTPITAEELAAKLHVTSLRDVY, via the exons ATGATGTGGTGTTTTGTGTGCATTTATCTTCTGGAGGTTCTTGTTCATGACGGCGCATGTGCATCTGAAGTCAAGAGTGCCAGTCTGGGAGTTGAGAGCATCTCTTTAAACGGGAAATGGGAGCTGATTAACTCCAACTCTTCAGTGTCGCTCAGTGCAGAGGTACCGGGTTGCGTTCACACAGCTCTGCAGCGTCAGGGATTCATTTCG GATCCATACTTTCGGTTTAATGACCTGGCTTACAGATGGATTTCACTTGACAACTGGACTTACATTACATCATTCTCTGTTCCTGCTAATGTCAG AGGGAAAGAGAAAGCTGTCCTAGTGTTCGAAGGAGTCGACACCATCTCCACCATTTCTCTCAATGGAATCACCATCGGAAAGACAGACAACATGTTTCGTAGATat GATTTTGAAGTTACTGGATTACTCAAGGATCAAGAGAATATTCTGCAGGTGTGGCTTATGTCAGCTGTGACCTACGCATCTCAGAGGAGCCATGACCACACTCACTACAGGGTGCCACCCGCCTGTCCTCCTCCCGTACAGAAAGGAGAGTGTCATGTTAACTTTATCAGAAAG GCTCAAAGCTCATTTAGTTGGGACTGGGGTCCATCTTTCCCTACTCTGGGCATCTGGAAGGAAGTTCGTCTGGAAGTTTTCAACACTATAAGGCTTTTAAGTTTTACCACCAGTCCGAAATATG ATTCTAACCTTGCAAGCTGGCAAGTTGACGTGGAATTGTTCTTCGATGTTGTTGTTGCATCTAAGGGCACTGTCCATATATCCATACCATTATTACTTTCAGAGGCAGAATTTCAGCTGTCTGTATCACCTGGGGAGAGTAGAAAGTCCTTTGTCCTCCAGGTCAATCAG AGTGTCAGTGTCGCTTTGTGGTGGCCTTTTGGACACGGAGAGCAGCCTTTAAATAACCTGAATATAGATATAATTTTGGGTGGAGAGACATTACATGCAGACCGATGG ATTGCTTTCCGCACTGTAGAGTTGGTCCAAGAGCCTATTCCCTCCTCACCTGGCCTTAGTTTTTACTTAAGGATCAATGGAAAACCAATTTTCCTGAAGGGTTCAAACTGGATCCCTGTTCATGCCTTTCAAGACCAGGTTACCAATGACAT GATCACAATCCTGCTCCGTTCTGCACAGAAGGCAAATATGAATGTTTTAAGAGTGTGGGGTGGTGGAGTCTATGAGCAAGACCTCTTCTACAAATTATGTGATTTTTATGGAATCATG ATTTGGCAGGACTTCATGTTCGCATGTGCGTTGTACCCTACTGAGAAGGATTTTATGCAGACAGTGAGGGAAGAAGTCACTCAGCAG GTACGACGGTTGAAATCTCACCCCTCTGTGGTGATCTGGAGTGGGAACAATGAGAATGAAGCTGCCATTGCAACCAACTGGTTTAACATAACAGTTGCTGAGCGTCCACAGTACATGAAAGATTATGTCAATCTCTATGTTGAAAACATCAGAGACATCATACTGCAG GAGGACATCACTCGCCCTTTTCTAGCGTCCAGCCCAACCAATGGGGTCGAAACTGAGAAGGAAGGATGGGTGGCTCAGGACCCATATGACCCCCACTATGGAGACACCCACTACTACAACTATGAAAATGATTGCTTGGACTGGACTGCATTCCCTCGCACACGTTTTGCTTCGGAGTATGGCTTCCAGTCCTGGCCATCATTTTCAACGCTTAGTAAG gttTCAGTGGCTTCAGACTGGGATTTCAGCAGTAATTTCTCAGCTCATCGGCAGCACCATGAAGATGGGAATCAGCAGATGCTTAAGCAAGCAGAACTACATTACATTCTACCAAACAGCACAGACCCAGTGCAGAAATACAGAGACACTATTTACATCACTCAG GTGATGCAGGCACAATGTGTGAAGACGCAAACAGAATTCTACCGCTGCAGCCAAGGTGACATCATCGAGGGCAAAGGTCATACTATGGGCACTCTTTACTGGCAACTCAATGACATCTGGCAGGGGCCCTCTTGGTCTTCTGTAG AGTTTGGTGGTAAATGGAAAATTCTGCAGTACTGGGCTACAGATTTTTATGCTCCTATACTCTCAGTGGGTGTTGAGGATCAGGGAAACTTGCTGATCTATGCCGTCTCTGAAGGCCACTCTGTGGAGCAAAAAGTCAAAGCCAAG GTAAAATTACACAGCTGGAGCAGATTTGATGCTGTGTGTTCTTTAGAGTCTAATTTGACTACAATAAAAGAGGGAGGGAGCACCCTTTTGTTTCAGAGTCCAATTTCTGCTCTACTGATGGAATGTGGGAACTGCACCAGACGCTCCTGCATCATCACTTTTCATCTCAGGAATCCTGGGGGTGAAATAATTGGCCCTCGCAATCACATGTTTCTCAGTTCACCACGACATGCTGAGGGTCTGCAGAAACCCAACATTACA TTCACTGTGAAGGACTCTATAATGGTACAGAGTTTTGCCGTGACTCTGCACTGCTCCTTCCCTGCCGTGTATGTTTGGCTGGATGTTGATGATGTTCCTGGACACTTTTATACCAATGGCTTCCTGATGCTGTCTAAAAAATCCACTGTTATTTTTGAATCATGGACACCCATCACTGCTGAAGAACTTGCTGCAAAACTTCATGTCACTTCTCTCAGGGATGTATACTGA
- the LOC127414118 gene encoding ubiquitin-conjugating enzyme E2 D2-like isoform X1, which produces MALKRIQKELTDLARDPPAQCSAGPVGDDVFHWQATIMGPNESPYQGGVFFLTIHFPTDYPFKPPKVAFTTRIYHPNINSNGSICLDILRSQWSPALTISKVLLSICSLLCDPNPDDPLVPEIARIYKTDTEKYNKMAKEWTEKYAML; this is translated from the exons ATGGCGCTTAAACGAATCCAAAAG GAATTGACTGATTTGGCACGTGATCCTCCGGCACAATGTTCTGCAGGTCCAGTGGGGGATGATG TGTTCCATTGGCAGGCAACAATCATGGGCCCT AATGAAAGTCCATATCAGGGTGGTGTTTTTTTCCTAACCATACACTTCCCAACGGATTACCCCTTTAAACCACCAAAG gttGCATTTACTACAAGAATTTACCATCCCAACATTAACAGTAATGGCAGCATCTGTCTGGATATCCTCCGGTCTCAATGGTCACCTGCACTTACTATTTCTAAAG TTCTCCTGTCCATCTGCTCACTGTTATGTGACCCCAATCCAGATGACCCTCTTGTGCCAGAGATTGCTCGAATTTATAAAACAGACACAGAGAA GTATAATAAAATGGCCAAGGAATGGACAGAGAAATATGCCATGCTGTAG